Part of the Saccharomyces paradoxus chromosome XI, complete sequence genome, CTCCCATGGGAATTTTCCCGCGTAGTACTCGTCACCATTCATTTTAGTCTTTACCAAGTCGGTATCTCTGATAACAATTGCTACCTCACTATCTCTATTACCCAATTGTGATCTTTCGTTAATGTTAGCAGACCCTATAATACATCTTCTATCGTCAGCAATCATAATTTTAGCATGAACGTAGAGCTGCTCGGTAATCAACCTTTCATTTGGCGCAAAAGTTGACCATTTTCTCAGTGAAAAAAACTGAATATACTGAGCTGGGTCaatattcaatttcttcagtttACTAAAGATAGAGTGTTCACCTCTCGAAATCgattgatattgaaattgCATAATTAAACGAAGACTTGAAGCTTCTGCAGTATCTACTGGAGAATCAAAACCTGGCATTAGCGGGATAAGAATGAAGGCTTTCCAGGGTTTGTTTTCCTGATTAGCTTTGACAATTCTATCAACAAGAGCATCACCAATTTTATTCAACACGCAAGTACCATTCCAGGTAGTTGAtgtaatgaaaaattgattttcaatataaATAAAGTGTTCACTTTGTTCAATCAACTTCAAGTAGGCATTTTGAATCGAACATTCGGTTTCCTTTAACCCAAGTGACCAATTCCCAGCACTTCTAAGTATTTGAGTTTCACAAGTCGATTTTTCACGTAGTATTTCAAACATCGGCAGGCTCTTCAGTTCCTCGGCAGTTAAATCTGAAGGCGGGGTTAGTAATGGAGTTAACCTACTAGGCCTCTTGGCTCTCAATAAGTAATTCCATCTTTGGACAAAATGCCGAGCTAAGTCTCTGGCTGGCTCACCCAAAGTCATCATTTGCACATCGTGCCATGGCATCCTCGGAATAACTTTTCTATCATACATTGATTCGAATGGTTTATCCAAATCATGGAAATCGGCAATTCTAGCATTTGAATAATCCTTACCAGGATAATTCTGATCTAGTAAAGATTCTGCATCATCTCGTAAAACGTGTTCAAAAGTATCATATCTACCATAACATAAATCTGTACCACCAATGAATGCAAATGTTTCATCAATAACGACAAATTTTTCGTGATGTGCCCAAAAATATGTATTCTGTAGCCATTGGTTAGGAGACCTTATAATATGTATATTTGGATGTAAATTTAACATAGAATGTTTAGTCCAAAGACTGTCAGTCCCAACAATATTCCCCACGTTTCTATAAATCacgataaaaattttgatacCTTTTTCGGCACAACTTTTTAACATACGATCAATTCTGAACCCTTGGTTGCCTTTCACTGGACGTCGCAAGTACAATTCAGGAGACAGCCACCAATCATGGATATATATGACATCTTTTGCCATTAAGAGAGCTTCGCTTAGCGACCAAAAATAATCACGCCCATCCaccaaaaatttgcaaaacGAATTTGTTCTGACGGGTGCAAAACTACCAAATCTGTTTGGTTTTGACCAGGGTGTTGAGGTAGACATTTTAATAATCGAACCCATCCATTGCTTTAATGAACTCTCTGATTTACAAATAATTTTCAGCTTCCTTTCGCTATTTTCTAAAGTCAGCAACAATAGTTTTGAAGAtatatttgatttctttttttggtgcGCTTTCGAACTCGCATTCTTGTCTAGGATATTATTGGCGTGGTTGTCAGTATTAAATTCTTCTAATTCGTCATTGATTTCTAAGTTTGGATCATGTATTATCCAgttaatttcattttcattatcaagTATATTATTCTTGTTCCCAGAAAACCTAACCTTAAATTTCCAATCTATTAAGAATACGTCTAGAGGGGTTGTCGAAGAAAGATCAGACACATAAGTGAGGTAAGAATTTCTTACCAGAAACCATTTGGTTGTATGTCTATCAATCATATCTTTAAACGCATGTTTACCAAAATGAGAAACCCTCCAACCCTGAGCTTTGGCGGTAGATCTAATTACTAAATATCCCTGCTTGCCCTGGAACCCACTTTCACGACTCAATAAATTACCTAAAGGAGATAATTCGTAAAATTCAAACAATCTATTTGCATGAGGTCTTAAACACAATGCAATATTCAGTAGTCTCAAATATCTTTCTAATCTCAAATGGATCGGTTGGGAGAAATCATCAGGTTCGTCAATCAAGTCTTGTAAATGTTTCATCTTTACGTTATTGATATTAAACTCAGAAATTtcagaagatgataaagTTTCTAACGATGTAATGTTGCTGGCACTATCGTTACCGTTATTTTCCGATGTATGAGGAGCTGAGGCTGGAGAGGATGATTTATTTTCCGCTTTTCTCTCGAGCACATTTCTCTCCTTAACCATTTCTTTATAATGGGGAAAATGTGGAAGTTGTAACGAATGATATCTGTTGTTATCACTATAGAGCTTGCTTATAGTGAGTTGCTGGAATGCGACGATTTTCAGTTTGTGATGTAGTGACTTGATATCTTTATAGCTTCTTATAATAGACCATTTGAGCCTGCTTTCATCAATCCCATATTCTAAGTGtattttaaataaagaattttcGTTCCTACCATACATGAATTCTGCCACATTGGATGAAATGCTTATAATGCTGGATCTCCTTGGAATAGAAGGTCTTCTATCAGAATCGTTGCTAgtattgttgttgttatcgTGATGATTATGGTTACTATTGGTGAT contains:
- the SPO14 gene encoding phospholipase D (Phospholipase D~similar to YKR031C), with the protein product MSNVSTASGTHFAPPHTDGSIIEEVDGVHSRPDELDDQEVLRQLPENGNLSSSLQRDKRRTPNDKEAERKHALPKSFVDKNLSDVSPNHSLDHLMLSIEHDPRRGSDEENMHRLYNNLHSSNNNIHSKRNSKREEAKNLQRRPSSVAYTQQQFNGWKKEFGHAFKKISAIGRLKSSVNSATPAGSGHRHNQHQHQQVKEEDLYTQRLASDLLDSLLAGCPASLFASTQFLRDEHGKRRAPLLLAKLDVRVSPLKNDNNILDITNSNHNHHDNNNNTSNDSDRRPSIPRRSSIISISSNVAEFMYGRNENSLFKIHLEYGIDESRLKWSIIRSYKDIKSLHHKLKIVAFQQLTISKLYSDNNRYHSLQLPHFPHYKEMVKERNVLERKAENKSSSPASAPHTSENNGNDSASNITSLETLSSSEISEFNINNVKMKHLQDLIDEPDDFSQPIHLRLERYLRLLNIALCLRPHANRLFEFYELSPLGNLLSRESGFQGKQGYLVIRSTAKAQGWRVSHFGKHAFKDMIDRHTTKWFLVRNSYLTYVSDLSSTTPLDVFLIDWKFKVRFSGNKNNILDNENEINWIIHDPNLEINDELEEFNTDNHANNILDKNASSKAHQKKKSNISSKLLLLTLENSERKLKIICKSESSLKQWMGSIIKMSTSTPWSKPNRFGSFAPVRTNSFCKFLVDGRDYFWSLSEALLMAKDVIYIHDWWLSPELYLRRPVKGNQGFRIDRMLKSCAEKGIKIFIVIYRNVGNIVGTDSLWTKHSMLNLHPNIHIIRSPNQWLQNTYFWAHHEKFVVIDETFAFIGGTDLCYGRYDTFEHVLRDDAESLLDQNYPGKDYSNARIADFHDLDKPFESMYDRKVIPRMPWHDVQMMTLGEPARDLARHFVQRWNYLLRAKRPSRLTPLLTPPSDLTAEELKSLPMFEILREKSTCETQILRSAGNWSLGLKETECSIQNAYLKLIEQSEHFIYIENQFFITSTTWNGTCVLNKIGDALVDRIVKANQENKPWKAFILIPLMPGFDSPVDTAEASSLRLIMQFQYQSISRGEHSIFSKLKKLNIDPAQYIQFFSLRKWSTFAPNERLITEQLYVHAKIMIADDRRCIIGSANINERSQLGNRDSEVAIVIRDTDLVKTKMNGDEYYAGKFPWELRQRLMREHLGCDVDLVEFVEKKFERFEKLATKNYKTLHTLNNEGDNGNNWNEREMIDSAMIELGYRETFGCKFSSQWQNIYGNSINDESAQCGINEKEGGREVENVYEKLFNSVDHGKSSRKKTPLPKHGFASLGLTFNHRAGIENVGIRDHKVLSTDPRLRKNSEHKKEVDGYGPDGWKKESNEKFKADATEQLKEWALKSMASKVLDNKGVIKSKMPQGFSNYLPDEKDLEMYLTDKTVTNRNKWSMLKRICYLQYLSHKLDERKVQRLKKIKDMRRHLSSSTESTKNGSNSLPLNEKNNEGESTNVEQDSEGDEYHRLHEDILKNQELDDSSLDDLLSQIIPKITNFNSGEIDDAKKEELLKLNFIDPYSFEDPLISSFSEGLWFTIALRNTLLYKLVFHCQPDNAVQNWKEYGEFTELEQEFQINQEKLIDLEAENIIHTTTNVVDKEREKEKMRKAAELRMKLSGSLLYGFNQKVFDKHTAQRILERIHGHLVIFPTEWLAKEVESRNWIFNSDRLSPMEIYN